A stretch of the Kushneria konosiri genome encodes the following:
- a CDS encoding tripartite tricarboxylate transporter substrate binding protein, translated as MKRLLSTFAMTAAMAMGAPVLAADYPTKSIDMVVPFSAGGGNDTFVRALQPLLEKQLGQDLVIRNIAGGGGAVGTSRVAASKPDGYTLLAASNAMLTLEAMGNVAFTHNDFDFIAKVIEEPYVIAVGDNDKYKDLKSLIEASKQGKRLKVGVSGVGSSAHIAAVAMQNITGADFNIIPYPGGSETISAAMGNHVDAVVLGGAELRSALESGRLTALAMSYAERSDALPDVPTFQEEGYDLTLTVWRGIAAPKGIPQEAEQRWVEAIKQIVADGSYEQTAENLGTQLAPLYGDELDSFIDRSAEVMREAAGDLAKK; from the coding sequence ATGAAAAGGTTACTGAGTACTTTTGCGATGACCGCAGCGATGGCGATGGGTGCTCCGGTGCTGGCCGCAGACTACCCCACCAAAAGCATTGATATGGTGGTGCCGTTTTCTGCCGGGGGCGGTAACGATACTTTCGTGCGCGCCCTGCAGCCGCTGCTGGAAAAGCAGCTTGGTCAGGATCTGGTCATTCGCAATATTGCCGGCGGTGGCGGGGCGGTCGGTACCTCCCGGGTGGCGGCTTCAAAACCCGATGGCTACACCCTGCTGGCCGCGAGCAATGCCATGCTGACGCTTGAGGCCATGGGGAATGTGGCGTTTACCCATAACGACTTCGACTTCATTGCCAAGGTGATCGAAGAGCCTTATGTGATCGCGGTCGGCGATAACGACAAGTACAAGGACCTCAAAAGTCTCATCGAAGCCTCAAAGCAGGGCAAACGGCTCAAGGTCGGTGTCTCGGGCGTCGGTTCCTCGGCGCATATCGCGGCGGTGGCGATGCAAAATATTACCGGGGCAGACTTCAACATCATTCCCTATCCCGGCGGCTCGGAGACCATCTCTGCTGCGATGGGCAATCACGTGGATGCCGTGGTGCTCGGCGGGGCCGAGCTGCGCTCGGCGCTGGAGTCCGGGCGTCTGACAGCACTGGCCATGAGCTATGCCGAACGTAGTGACGCACTGCCTGATGTCCCGACCTTTCAGGAAGAGGGGTATGACCTGACCCTGACGGTCTGGCGGGGCATTGCAGCCCCGAAGGGCATTCCGCAAGAGGCAGAGCAGCGCTGGGTCGAGGCCATCAAGCAGATCGTGGCCGATGGCTCCTATGAGCAAACGGCTGAAAACCTCGGCACGCAGCTGGCGCCGCTTTATGGTGATGAACTCGACAGTTTCATCGACCGTTCGGCAGAGGTCATGCGTGAAGCAGCCGGCGACCTGGCGAAAAAGTGA
- a CDS encoding NAD-dependent epimerase/dehydratase family protein encodes MLNRLLVTGAAGGLGQALRPYLSRLARQVRLSDIVEMEQQGDHEELVRCELSDGEAVSELVRDCDGIIHLGGISVESPWQSILQANIIGTYNLYEAARHHGCPRVVFASSNHTIGYYPRTTHLDTESPHRPDSLYGVSKCFGEDLASLYYHKFNVETLNVRIGSCFPKPADTRMMATWMSVEDFVALLERAFVAPKLGCTVIYGVSNNSERWWDNRNASFLGWVPKDSSEPWRAETEAAAGNPDPDDPAVIYQGGKFASIGHPDD; translated from the coding sequence GTGCTGAATCGTCTTCTGGTGACCGGGGCTGCAGGCGGGCTAGGACAGGCCCTGCGGCCATATCTTTCACGCCTGGCGCGCCAGGTACGTCTGTCTGATATCGTCGAGATGGAACAGCAGGGCGATCACGAAGAGCTCGTGCGCTGCGAACTGTCTGATGGCGAGGCCGTCAGCGAGCTGGTGCGCGATTGTGATGGCATCATTCATCTGGGGGGCATTTCGGTGGAAAGTCCCTGGCAGAGCATCCTGCAGGCCAACATCATTGGGACCTACAATCTGTATGAGGCCGCCAGACATCACGGGTGCCCGCGGGTCGTCTTTGCCAGCTCCAACCACACCATTGGCTACTATCCACGTACAACACATCTCGATACCGAATCGCCACACCGCCCCGACTCGCTTTACGGGGTCTCCAAGTGTTTTGGCGAAGACCTTGCAAGCCTTTACTACCACAAGTTCAACGTTGAAACGTTGAATGTACGGATCGGCTCCTGCTTTCCAAAGCCGGCCGATACCCGAATGATGGCCACCTGGATGAGTGTGGAGGATTTCGTGGCACTGTTGGAGCGAGCGTTTGTGGCACCGAAGCTGGGCTGTACCGTGATCTATGGCGTTTCCAACAACAGCGAGCGCTGGTGGGACAACCGCAATGCTTCATTTCTCGGCTGGGTGCCGAAGGACAGCTCCGAACCCTGGCGGGCGGAAACCGAAGCGGCAGCCGGGAATCCTGACCCTGATGACCCGGCAGTCATCTACCAGGGGGGCAAGTTTGCCAGTATTGGTCATCCCGATGACTGA
- a CDS encoding enolase C-terminal domain-like protein, with translation MAARSETPTIVSMRVIPVAGRDSMLLNVGGAHSAFFTRNILILEDSAGRVGVGEAPGGETIQRSLEQARQVVEGQSLGRLRSMVSTLSASGQRADFSDFGRGAWTFELRVNAVAALEAALLDLMGQHLGVPVAELLGDGKRRDSVEVLGYLFFVGDGEQTPLDYRQSTPDQSHEWYRQRDRAAMTPARIVEMAQAAQDRYGFRDFKLKGGVLPGEQEIEAVTALSKAFPEARTTIDPNGAWSLQEAISLCKDLRGVLAYAEDPCGAEEGFSGREILAEFRHATGLPVATNMVATNWREMAHALMLRSVDIPLADPHFWTLSGAVRVSRLCADHGMTWGSHSNNHFDISLAMFAQVGAAAVGSMTALDTHWIWQEGDARLTREPPEIIDGHVAVTDAPGLGIELDMEAIDKANALYKSLPAGARNDAMAMQYLINGWTFDPKRPALVR, from the coding sequence ATGGCAGCTCGTAGCGAAACACCCACCATTGTGTCCATGCGGGTCATCCCCGTGGCCGGACGTGACAGCATGCTGCTCAATGTGGGCGGCGCGCACTCTGCGTTTTTTACGCGCAATATTTTGATTCTTGAAGACAGCGCCGGCCGGGTTGGCGTCGGAGAAGCCCCCGGCGGTGAGACGATTCAGCGCTCGCTTGAGCAGGCCCGACAGGTGGTGGAAGGCCAGTCGCTGGGCCGGCTGCGCTCGATGGTGTCAACGCTTTCGGCCAGCGGTCAGCGCGCCGATTTCAGCGACTTTGGCCGGGGGGCCTGGACCTTCGAGCTGCGCGTCAATGCAGTCGCTGCCCTTGAAGCGGCGCTGCTGGATCTGATGGGCCAGCATCTGGGCGTGCCGGTGGCCGAGCTGCTGGGGGATGGCAAGCGTCGCGATAGCGTTGAAGTGCTGGGCTATCTCTTTTTTGTCGGCGACGGTGAGCAGACACCGTTGGATTATCGACAGTCCACACCGGACCAGTCGCATGAGTGGTATCGACAGCGTGACAGGGCCGCCATGACGCCTGCGCGCATTGTTGAAATGGCTCAGGCCGCACAGGACCGCTATGGCTTTCGCGATTTCAAGCTCAAGGGCGGCGTATTGCCCGGGGAGCAGGAAATCGAGGCCGTCACGGCGCTGTCGAAGGCCTTTCCCGAAGCGCGTACGACCATCGATCCCAACGGTGCCTGGTCCCTGCAGGAAGCGATCAGCCTGTGCAAGGATCTGCGGGGCGTGCTCGCCTATGCCGAGGACCCCTGCGGTGCCGAAGAGGGCTTCTCCGGTCGCGAGATTCTCGCTGAATTCCGTCACGCCACCGGACTGCCGGTGGCGACCAACATGGTCGCGACCAACTGGCGTGAAATGGCCCATGCCCTGATGCTTCGCAGCGTGGACATTCCGCTCGCCGACCCGCATTTCTGGACGCTCTCCGGCGCCGTACGTGTATCCCGGCTGTGTGCCGACCACGGCATGACCTGGGGATCGCATTCCAATAATCACTTCGATATTTCGCTGGCCATGTTCGCTCAGGTGGGGGCTGCTGCCGTGGGGTCGATGACTGCGCTGGACACGCACTGGATCTGGCAGGAAGGCGATGCCCGCCTGACCCGTGAGCCTCCCGAGATCATTGATGGTCATGTCGCGGTGACCGATGCGCCGGGCCTGGGTATCGAGCTCGACATGGAGGCCATCGACAAGGCGAATGCGCTTTACAAGTCCCTGCCGGCCGGGGCGCGTAACGATGCCATGGCGATGCAGTATCTGATCAATGGCTGGACGTTTGATCCGAAACGTCCAGCTCTGGTGCGTTGA
- a CDS encoding TRAP transporter large permease produces the protein MGLMILFGVFFIGLVIGAPVAFAVGLAAVVTFLYEGLPLFVGFQRILSGISVFSLLAIPFFIFAGELMLHGGISDRLVRLASAAVGRVRGGLGLVNVSSSMLFGGISGSAVADTSALGSILIPVMKEKGYDADYAVNVTVTSSIAGVVIPPSHNMILYAVAAGGGISVTQLFMAGVVPGVLMCVALAVAAYVVAVRRGYPAESFPGWRALFISLVAAIPGLMTAIIIVGGVLSGILTVTESGAFGAIYAIVITGLVYRELRWGNFKKAVYQSVRTTSLVMILVGCASAFSYLLALYSVPELLTDMLLDISDNPIVILLMLNVLLLALGMIMDMAALILICTPIFLPIATQFGMDPIQFGVVMMINLGIGLCTPPVGGCLFVGSVIGKIKMEQAVRTIWPFYLALFVVLMLVTYIPVISMWLPGVIE, from the coding sequence ATGGGCCTGATGATTCTGTTTGGCGTGTTTTTTATCGGCCTGGTGATTGGGGCGCCGGTCGCCTTCGCTGTTGGCCTGGCAGCCGTCGTGACCTTTCTATATGAAGGGCTGCCACTGTTTGTCGGCTTTCAGCGCATTCTGTCGGGTATTTCGGTGTTCTCACTGCTGGCCATTCCGTTTTTTATCTTTGCCGGCGAGCTGATGCTGCATGGGGGCATTTCCGACCGTCTGGTAAGGCTGGCCTCGGCGGCCGTGGGGCGCGTGCGCGGGGGCCTGGGGCTGGTCAACGTCAGCTCTTCGATGCTCTTTGGCGGTATTTCAGGCTCTGCGGTGGCCGACACTTCGGCACTGGGTTCGATCCTGATCCCGGTGATGAAGGAGAAGGGCTACGATGCCGACTACGCCGTCAACGTGACGGTGACCTCCTCGATTGCCGGGGTAGTCATCCCTCCCAGCCATAACATGATTCTTTACGCCGTGGCGGCCGGTGGCGGTATTTCGGTGACGCAGCTGTTCATGGCGGGTGTCGTACCGGGCGTTCTGATGTGTGTGGCCCTGGCGGTGGCGGCCTATGTGGTTGCGGTCAGAAGAGGCTATCCGGCCGAGTCCTTTCCGGGCTGGCGCGCGCTGTTCATCAGTCTGGTGGCCGCAATTCCGGGGCTTATGACCGCCATCATCATCGTTGGCGGCGTGCTGTCAGGTATTCTGACCGTGACAGAGTCAGGTGCTTTCGGGGCCATCTACGCCATCGTGATTACGGGACTGGTCTATCGTGAATTGAGGTGGGGAAACTTCAAAAAGGCGGTCTATCAGTCGGTACGGACGACTTCGCTGGTCATGATCCTGGTGGGCTGTGCCTCGGCGTTTTCCTATCTGCTGGCGCTTTACAGCGTGCCGGAGCTTCTGACCGACATGCTGCTGGATATCTCGGATAACCCCATTGTCATCCTTTTGATGCTCAACGTGCTGCTGCTGGCACTGGGCATGATCATGGACATGGCGGCGCTGATTCTGATCTGTACGCCGATCTTTTTGCCGATTGCGACCCAGTTCGGCATGGACCCCATCCAGTTTGGCGTGGTCATGATGATCAACCTGGGCATCGGCCTTTGCACACCACCGGTCGGAGGATGTCTGTTCGTCGGCAGCGTGATTGGCAAGATCAAGATGGAACAGGCCGTTCGAACCATCTGGCCGTTTTATCTGGCGCTTTTTGTTGTACTGATGCTGGTGACCTACATTCCTGTCATCTCCATGTGGCTGCCGGGTGTCATCGAATAG